The DNA window TTATTGCTCTTAACATGGGGTGTCTCTTTATTAGTTTGTTCAAACTGTCGTTCAATCTTTTTAGGTCTGCTATTGTCTCGAATTCATTGTATATATGTGTGGAGACTCCTCCTAGCTCATAGGCTTCTTTTCTTCCAAGGAGATATGAACTCTGTATGCCTGTTAATGGGAATGGCTGGTTCACGTGTTCTTCGTCTGTTGTCCACTTCTTGTATTTTCTTGTGATTTCTT is part of the Vallitalea longa genome and encodes:
- a CDS encoding condensation domain-containing protein, with protein sequence EITRKYKKWTTDEEHVNQPFPLTGIQSSYLLGRKEAYELGGVSTHIYNEFETIADLKRLNDSLNKLIKRHPMLRAIITEEGKQQILSHIPEYQIEIEDIKALSKNEQIKAIESERSRMSHEVFKTDEWPLFRIKAFYLTKEVVYLCVG